A window of the Candidatus Poribacteria bacterium genome harbors these coding sequences:
- a CDS encoding zinc-binding alcohol dehydrogenase has protein sequence MPRELIAPAQEQVAFREYESLPLQANEIRVKSQFGAAKHGSEMASYKGYAGPRGGYDGEYQIFRANESGMVHYPSGLGNMCVGEVTEVGSDVTDVKVGEKVFRHSSFREENVWAAPGVRKLPDGVPWQAAVCLDPTDFALGAVRDGHVRIGDAVAVFGMGGIGLMALQLAKLAGAYPVIGVDPLELRRNVALKCGADVVIDPTTEDAGLEIKKATNKRGADVCIEYSGHHSALQDAIRGVTYLGTVVAGAWPGIYPAGLDLGAEAHFNRPTIIFSRACSEPNPEYPNWDEGRLFEISWRLLCDGSLKSEPVVCPVVDFDDLLTEYPKIATHPGENVKLGVRFA, from the coding sequence ATGCCAAGAGAACTCATTGCACCCGCCCAAGAGCAGGTCGCTTTTCGAGAATATGAAAGTCTACCCTTGCAAGCGAATGAAATCCGGGTCAAGAGCCAGTTCGGTGCCGCCAAACACGGTTCGGAGATGGCATCATATAAGGGATATGCCGGTCCACGCGGTGGCTACGACGGCGAATATCAAATCTTTCGCGCAAACGAATCCGGGATGGTACACTATCCTTCAGGACTTGGCAACATGTGTGTTGGCGAGGTAACTGAGGTCGGTTCGGACGTTACCGATGTCAAGGTCGGAGAGAAAGTTTTTCGGCACAGCTCCTTCCGCGAGGAAAATGTTTGGGCTGCACCGGGTGTACGGAAACTTCCCGATGGTGTACCGTGGCAGGCAGCTGTCTGTCTCGACCCGACGGATTTCGCGCTCGGCGCAGTGCGCGACGGTCACGTTCGCATTGGTGATGCCGTGGCAGTCTTTGGAATGGGTGGAATTGGACTCATGGCGTTGCAGCTTGCGAAGTTGGCGGGTGCGTATCCTGTGATTGGTGTCGATCCGCTTGAGTTGCGTCGTAATGTTGCCCTCAAATGTGGTGCGGATGTGGTCATTGATCCCACGACAGAGGATGCTGGGTTGGAGATTAAAAAAGCGACTAACAAGCGTGGTGCCGATGTTTGTATTGAATACAGCGGTCACCATAGCGCGTTACAAGATGCTATCCGCGGGGTGACGTATCTGGGAACGGTTGTCGCTGGAGCGTGGCCGGGTATCTATCCAGCAGGATTGGATCTCGGTGCCGAAGCGCATTTCAACCGACCGACGATTATCTTTTCGCGCGCCTGTAGCGAACCGAATCCTGAGTATCCAAATTGGGATGAAGGCCGGCTCTTTGAAATCAGTTGGCGACTCCTTTGCGATGGCAGCCTGAAATCTGAACCCGTTGTGTGCCCTGTTGTCGATTTTGACGATCTGTTAACCGAATATCCGAAGATCGCGACGCATCCCGGAGAGAATGTAAAGTTAGGCGTTCGATTTGCATAA